The Proteiniphilum propionicum genome contains the following window.
ATCTATTACCACCATGGCACGTTTTACTGCATTCATCACAGATTTACCGTGATATATCATCTGGTCTACCGTAATAGGAAGTGTGGTAGTGTTTCCAACCATAACATTAGATGCTGAGTCGCCTACAAGAATCACATCAATTCCAGCAAAGTCTATTACTGAAGCCATAGAGTAGTCATACGCCGTGAGCATTGATATTTTTTCTCCCCTCTGCTTCATCTCCAGAAGGCGATGTGTAGTTACTTTTCTCTTTCCACTGGCAGAGAGATAACCTTTTTGTTCTTCTGACATCTGATCTGAATTTTAAATATTGATTTCCAATGGTGCAAAGGTACCTTTTTTTACCGAAAAAGGTAAAAAAAAGCCGGGATTTTATCCCGGCCATCAGTTTAAAGAGATTCAATTATTTAAAACTTATACCCTAATGTTACCAACCCTCTGAAAGAGTTATTTTTTAAGGTAAAGGGAGTTGCGTCAATCACAAGTTCCTCCCTATTTTCCGTATAAAGGTTCGGAAACGGGTAGAGGTCGTCATTCTGGGTCTTGTAAACAAGTGCCAGATCGAGGAAGAAGTTTCTGTTGAAACGATATCCGAAACCGCCGGTAAAATAGTTCGCATCGCCCTCCATCCTGTAAATGGTGTTAGAGCCGGCAACAGCAGCATCGCCACTATTCCTGAATTCGGCCTTGTAAGGATTCTGCATCCATGCATATCCCAATCTGCCTGAGAATTGAGGAGTAAAGCGATATTCCATTCCTGCCTTAACAGTTGACGCAGGCCTGAAATCGACCGAGATATATTCATTATCGATATCATACCAGCTTGATGAAACCGAAGAGTTGGATGGAACAATCAACTTCATCTTACTATAATCAACAAGTTCATAATCCATGCTAACTATGAATCTGTTATCCAAAACGGCTGCAATTCCTGCTACCCATTTTCCAGGAGTCTTCATATCATAATTGTTGGAAAAAATAGCTGAATATGTTACATCGGGTTTATAATTCGGATCTGAAATATAAGCTCCCATATCATCATCAATCTGAGCGCTATATGTTTCAGTAAGTGCATACCATGTGGGTGTATGGTATGCAAGCCCAAGTCTCAATGTATTTGAGGGCCTGTAAATTAAACCTAATTTGGCACTTACTCCCGCTCCACTTGTCTTCAGCCAGTTTGTTAAAGTATATCCGCCATCTTTAAAATCTTCCAGATAATCGGAAACAAGCCTGTAGTATACATCTTTAACAGAGAGTGACAAACCGATGTTCAGAACATAATTGATGGTGGTACCAACAGTGAAATCATAATTATCAATATAGCCGCTCTCAGATGTTCTGATCTCGTTGAGGGCCCTCTCACCCTTTGTATTTACGGGATCGTAATAGGCTCCGTCATTCACTGGATCTATGAGGTATGAGTTATATCCCAGAACAGATAACCAGTTTTGTGTTTCAAACGGATCAGGCAGCTCATCACCCATCTTTAATTTGTCGGGATCAATTCCCGCGCTCCTGTCAGCAATATAATCAATTAATGTGCTGTTTGGACTTCCTAAAGCCGTAACTTTCTTATAGAACGATTTCATCTTATTATAAGAAAACCCAAAATTTATGAGAGGTGTCACATCGTTTCTTAAAGGGAAATAACCCACAAACCCAAGATTGTCGAAATTAAAATGGGTTTTGTTTGCATCGTTACTTCCAACGGTCGATTTCTCATTATACAGACTGAGCGTCCCTACTACCTCCGAACTGCGGTAAACTGCAATACCTGCCGGGTTGATGGAAATTGCTGTCTGATCACCTCCCAGTGCACCAAACGCTCCTCCCATAGATATGGCACGTGCGGTTCCGTGCAGGTCTTCGCGCGAGAACCTTTGTGCATCAACCTCTCCCTGTGCAAGCAGGGATGCCGAAAAAATGAGTAGTGAGAAAAATATATATGTGATTTTTTTCATACGATTTATATATTATATATACAAGATATGGAACTATCGGTAATCATGTTTCAGATATGAATGAATGATTTATATGATTCGTTAATTCTTTTAGCACAATTATTTTTTTAGTATATAAAAGGCTCCCTCATAAATATTACCTCTGCAATTTTCTGAGGCAGCCTTATTTTGTATTTACAGATATATTCTATACTGTTTACCTGCGGTTCCCGCTGGAACGCCCGCTGCTTCCACTTGAGCTCCGGCTACTACCTCCGCTGCTACTGCTGCTTCCACCAAAAGAGCCTGATGATGAGCTTCTGCTTGGAGCAGAATAGCTGGATGAGCTCCTCTCGGATGAACTGCTTCTGGAGGGTGCGGAGTAACTTTCTCTTCTGCTGCTTGTTGAAGAGCTTCTGTTATATGAACTCGAAGGAGCTGATGAGCTTCTCTGATATGTTCTTGAAGGAGTAGTGGCGTTCCTCTCGTATGACCTGCCTGAACTTCTTCCGCTATTGTATTCATTCGACCAGGAAGATTCTGCCGATCTGTTGACTGAGCTCGATCGGGATGTGGTTCCGGAACGGTCTATTACGCGCCCTGTCCTGGAATCGTACATCCTGCCTGAATTGTCAATTATTCTGGTTCTCGGAGCAGTAGATGATCCTCTGTTGTTGAGGGAAGTTGCTGTTCTTCCCGATACGTTACTTCGAGTGGATGTTCCTGAAGATCTGCCCGATACTACACCGCGTGTTGACATGCCGGAATATCTGCCTGAGAGGCCTGCCGTTGCAGAAGATGCCCTGTTAGCTGAGCTTGTTCTGTAAACGCCTGTGCTTCTTCCCGATCGATTTCTGGTCAGGCTGCTATAAAATCCGTCATAAAATCCGTGAGTGTAGCCTCCTCCGTAATACCATGGATCGTACCATCCGCCGCCATAATACCAAGGCGAATACCATCTGTTGTACCATGGGCTGTGCCATCCGTACCACCCGCCGAAACCGTAATACCACGGATCGTACCATCCGCCGTAATACCACGGGCTATACCATCCGCCATAATACCATGGATCATACCAAGGGTAATACCAGCTGTTGTACCATGGATAATAAGAACCCCATCCCATACCAAGGTAAATATTGGTACCCAATCCGCGGTTATTATAACTTTCATATATATCATCACCTACATATACAATAACTTCATCGGCACCTGTTATTTTGATGCTTGATTCCGGATCGTGAAAACGAACAATCCTATCTGTATATTCATAAGCTTCATATTCGCCGGAACTATCTGTATCTGCAGGCTCACCGTTATTATAACTGCCTCGGCGATTGTATTCGTCTATATCTCTGCCGTTAGCTGTCACATCCATATTAGATGCCTTACCCTGAACAATCACTACTTTCTTTTTCTGTTGCTCCTTTTTCTCTTTTTGAACCTTTACCGGTTCATTCTGAGCAGGATCGGCATAAATATCATCCCATTCCTGGGCGAAACCAAAGAAGGGTACTGCGACCAGCAAAACCGCGAGCATTATTTTTTTAGCTTTCATAGTTTCCCCTTTTTTATATTTGTTTGTAAATAATTTTTATCTCTCACATTCTGAGACTAAAATTCATCTTAATAGTTTAATAGATAAATAATTTTTTTCGATGTTGTTTTAAAGTCCCGGAATTATCAATTTCATAGTTCAGCAATTTGAAAGAGGCGACTCTTAAGAACTTTTATCAATATATCCCTCACTAATTTTTAAGATGTGAACAGTGATAAAACGTTGCATGGAAACAGGTTAAAAAAACAAAAACACTCACCTGTAAAATTACAGTTTCTGCTCACCTGCATGGTTGTAAGTTGTCATTTTAATAACAAGTTGTACTTTATCAGATCATGACTTCCAACCCATCGTATGCAAAGAAAATGTTGGATGGTAGATCGCGCTCAACTTCCGCATGCAGTCCCATTTCATGACTCATATGTGTAAAAAAAGTGCTCCTTGCACCTGTACTCTTAGCTATCTCCAAAGCCTGCTCCAACGTAAGATGAGAAACGTGTTCCTTCTTCCTAAGTGCACTTATAACAAGCATATCCAATCCCTGAAGTTTTTCATATTCCGGTTCGGGAATTGTTCTCACATCTGTCAGGTAAGCAAAATTGTGAATACGAAACCCCAGAATTGGCAACTTGTGATGCATCACACGGATTGGAGTCACTTTTACATCTCCAATGTAAAAATCCTCATTATAATTAATTCTCCCTATTGTAATATCAGGCACACCGCCATATTTATGTTGTGTGAAGCAGTAGGGCATTCTATCCCTGATGGTATTCTCAAGATGCTCTTCCATATAAAGATTCACAGATCCGAAAACTGAGTATGGCCTAAGGTCGTCAATTCCCCCTACATGATCGTAATGTTCATGAGTGATAAGGAGGCCATCGATTTTCCCAAAAGGGAGGGGTAGCATCTGCTGCCTGAAATCGGGTGTACAGTCAATCACAATTACCTTGCCATCTACCTCAATCCACACGGATGCTCTAAGCCTCTTATCGCGTAAATCGGATGATCTGCAAACCTTGCACTTGCAACCAATTTGTGGAACACCGGTTGAGGTTCCAGTACCTAAAAATATAACTCTCATATAATTATCACACAAAAAGCTACCACATTATAGAAAATAACGGGCAGCTTTTATTTATACATTGTCAGAACAAAGCCGGCAGATAAGCGTAGGTCCTATGGCTTAAGATTAGTACTCTCTTTCCAGAATCCAGAGATCATTGAAAGGGACCCCATAGGTTCTTCTCAGATAATCGGTGCTTCCTTTTGCAGAATAAGTACTGTAAATCTCGTCACGCCTGGCTGCTGCCTGATCCTTATTGTCATAACTGGCAACGATTACACGGTACATTCCCTGTTCATTTTGAGCCAGAATCACGTTATAGCCTTCGTTTTCCATACGTGCCTTCAGTGATTCGGCATTCAGCTTCACGCTTAATGAGGCAATTACCACACTAAATTTTTTCAATCCTGCAGCATCGGTCGGGTAAACAGGTTCTACTTTTTCTTTTCTTACCGAAACCTCCACTGGAGGAAGAGGGCTAGCATCTTTTACAACCACTGCGGGCTGAGATGCAGTCTGCTGCATTTCTCTCTCTTTTGCGGCCTCATAAACTTGCTTATAAGCACTTTGTTTAGGTTTGCAGGATGTTCCTAAAACCAGCAGGGCGGCTAAAACCAATGCGAAATGGAATCTTTTCATTCGTGTTCAGTATTTGTTAATTGTTCACTACTTATAGTCGTTTCTCTTGATGGCATACTGGCAAGTCAACTTGTTTTCTGCACATTGCTTTACGTTATTATTTATACAAAGATAATAAAGATGCCGCTTATTGTACATTTGTGATTGTGAAAATAATTTAAATAGAGCCACCAGGTGGCTCCATTTAATCATTTCAGCATGTATTTAAT
Protein-coding sequences here:
- a CDS encoding OmpP1/FadL family transporter; the encoded protein is MKKITYIFFSLLIFSASLLAQGEVDAQRFSREDLHGTARAISMGGAFGALGGDQTAISINPAGIAVYRSSEVVGTLSLYNEKSTVGSNDANKTHFNFDNLGFVGYFPLRNDVTPLINFGFSYNKMKSFYKKVTALGSPNSTLIDYIADRSAGIDPDKLKMGDELPDPFETQNWLSVLGYNSYLIDPVNDGAYYDPVNTKGERALNEIRTSESGYIDNYDFTVGTTINYVLNIGLSLSVKDVYYRLVSDYLEDFKDGGYTLTNWLKTSGAGVSAKLGLIYRPSNTLRLGLAYHTPTWYALTETYSAQIDDDMGAYISDPNYKPDVTYSAIFSNNYDMKTPGKWVAGIAAVLDNRFIVSMDYELVDYSKMKLIVPSNSSVSSSWYDIDNEYISVDFRPASTVKAGMEYRFTPQFSGRLGYAWMQNPYKAEFRNSGDAAVAGSNTIYRMEGDANYFTGGFGYRFNRNFFLDLALVYKTQNDDLYPFPNLYTENREELVIDATPFTLKNNSFRGLVTLGYKF
- a CDS encoding MBL fold metallo-hydrolase is translated as MRVIFLGTGTSTGVPQIGCKCKVCRSSDLRDKRLRASVWIEVDGKVIVIDCTPDFRQQMLPLPFGKIDGLLITHEHYDHVGGIDDLRPYSVFGSVNLYMEEHLENTIRDRMPYCFTQHKYGGVPDITIGRINYNEDFYIGDVKVTPIRVMHHKLPILGFRIHNFAYLTDVRTIPEPEYEKLQGLDMLVISALRKKEHVSHLTLEQALEIAKSTGARSTFFTHMSHEMGLHAEVERDLPSNIFFAYDGLEVMI
- a CDS encoding SPOR domain-containing protein, whose protein sequence is MKRFHFALVLAALLVLGTSCKPKQSAYKQVYEAAKEREMQQTASQPAVVVKDASPLPPVEVSVRKEKVEPVYPTDAAGLKKFSVVIASLSVKLNAESLKARMENEGYNVILAQNEQGMYRVIVASYDNKDQAAARRDEIYSTYSAKGSTDYLRRTYGVPFNDLWILEREY